The Candidatus Bathyarchaeota archaeon genome includes a window with the following:
- a CDS encoding zinc-ribbon domain-containing protein — protein sequence MVFCSNCGEELTENAYFCPKCGMRTKKGVEAGISTPWEDLRNTFSKMGEEIEKAFSIAGKEMEKAFKTARDKVKEATSREPFVCPHCGEKNVAGAIFCYKCGKKLD from the coding sequence GTGGTTTTTTGTTCCAACTGTGGTGAAGAGCTTACTGAAAACGCGTATTTCTGCCCAAAATGCGGTATGAGGACTAAAAAGGGCGTTGAGGCAGGAATCTCAACTCCGTGGGAAGATTTGAGAAACACATTTTCTAAGATGGGAGAAGAAATAGAGAAAGCATTCTCAATTGCTGGCAAAGAGATGGAAAAGGCCTTCAAAACGGCAAGAGACAAAGTAAAAGAAGCAACGAGTAGAGAACCATTTGTCTGCCCCCATTGCGGAGAAAAGAACGTTGCTGGGGCTATTTTCTGTTACAAGTGTGGCAAAAAGCTA
- a CDS encoding class I SAM-dependent methyltransferase — MNSDYLIDEEYRTYWFRLEGIRKVISESLALTAGMKILDIGTGWGLFAI; from the coding sequence GTGAACTCTGATTATCTTATAGATGAAGAATACCGAACATATTGGTTTAGGTTAGAAGGGATAAGGAAGGTTATAAGTGAAAGCCTAGCTCTCACTGCAGGAATGAAAATTCTGGATATCGGAACCGGCTGGGGGCTTTTTGCGATTTAA